A single window of Amyelois transitella isolate CPQ chromosome 17, ilAmyTran1.1, whole genome shotgun sequence DNA harbors:
- the LOC106143422 gene encoding zinc finger and BTB domain-containing protein 44 yields MQGMASDKTFHLKWNNHLQNLSQLFTTIYSSSALADVTLSCRDGTLKAHKLVLSACSPYFEQIFRDNPCQHPVVILKGIPFSEINLLVEFMYKGSVDVQELDLQSLMHTASELEIRGLAYEARDNAAQMLNVNLEYPTYSQTPVTTQTTTYPPARTDVERLKQIHMYQQSMMRAEEIRRRRREDTPGTHTAVNNILAAAAREMEEARHAANRGDRVVASIQTEHDQAVAATATSTTPEVKRDPDEERPKKRVSILSPEDEKLRVKKKPMTVRFQDDNKTDERERPNKITSPGAPNDKDSEHKSPGGIKVVQLAVLQKPSSNDNDDSDEKANKSNMEDDEETDSSGSVSDSANNDVEGRPHVCDVCDLRFQRSSHLSRHKLTHTGERPFTCGGCGRSFARSDKLRVHTKICEREDPTVDMAGEGGKREHSSEVMSGMVRTTHRESGHLVFTASGDVMLPPRSTPVILNSTLDSVKNEFAGDLLDPPRRGRGRPRKTPLPLTPKIKKKRGRPPKTSFDMEGCVLTSGVVGPSPAHVSPAPPAHQLLIKRKRGRPPKNYLLPRTDGRPNENYNATNLPFGDFSYLTEMIYNPLAFGYGVTSVDPDRNVDVDHGTTTETSHDRTIDVSDSSSDEEESRVEPEENVPPVGIETQIMTVGDCQIVKLPPNNEEKDEKQDQVGESNSVVASSSPGSVTITPITTVGDCTIRPVENT; encoded by the exons CACAAACTAGTGCTCTCAGCATGCAGTCCTTACTTCGAACAAATATTCAG GGACAACCCATGCCAACACCCCGTTGTGATCCTGAAAGGGATCCCATTCTCAGAAATCAACCTCCTTGTCGAGTTCATGTACAAAGGCTCCGTAGATGTCCAGGAGTTGGATTTGCAGTCGCTCATGCACACAGCCTCAGAACTGGAGATCCGGGGGCTAGCTTACGAGGCCCGGGATAATGCAGCTCAAATGCTGAATGTTAATCTGGAGTACCCAACCTATAGTCAGACTCCGGTGACCACACAAACCACAACCTATCCTCCAGCACGGACAGATGTTGAAAGGTTGAAACAA ATCCACATGTACCAGCAGTCGATGATGCGGGCCGAAGAGATTCGCCGTCGGCGGCGTGAAGACACGCCGGGTACCCACACCGCTGTCAACAACATCCTGGCCGCGGCTGCCAGGGAAATGGAGGAGGCTCGCCACGCGGCCAACAGGGGAGACCGTGTCGTCGCCAGCATTCAGACTGAACATGATCAGG CTGTCGCAGCGACAGCGACTTCCACGACGCCCGAGGTAAAGCGGGACCCTGATGAGGAACGCCCAAAGAAACGTGTCTCCATCCTGTCACCGGAGGACGAGAAACTCCGGGTGAAAAAGAAACCCATGACCGTACGCTTCCAAGATGATAATAAGACTGATGAACGGGAACGCCCCAATAAGATCACTTCGCCGG GCGCCCCAAACGACAAAGACTCCGAGCACAAGAGCCCGGGCGGCATCAAAGTGGTCCAGCTCGCGGTGCTGCAGAAACCTTCCAGCAATGACAATGATGATTCTGACG AGAAAGCCAACAAATCCAACATGGAGGACGACGAGGAGACGGACTCCAGCGGCTCCGTGTCGGACTCCGCCAACAACGACGTGGAGGGCAGGCCGCACGTGTGTGACGTCTGTGACCTAAG GTTTCAGAGATCGTCGCATTTGTCCCGACACAAACTAACGCACACGGGCGAGCGGCCCTTCACGTGCGGCGGCTGCGGGCGCTCCTTCGCCAGGTCTGACAAGCTGAGGGTGCACACCAAGATCTGCGAGAGg GAGGACCCCACGGTGGACATGGCGGGCGAGGGCGGCAAGCGGGAGCACAGCTCGGAGGTGATGTCGGGCATGGTGCGCACCACGCACCGGGAGTCCGGCCACCTCGTGTTCACCGCCAGCGGCGACGTCATGCTGCCCCCCAG GTCGACTCCGGTGATTCTCAACTCGACCTTGGATTCTGTGAAGAACGAGTTCGCCGGAGATCTACTGGATCCCCCCCGCAGAGGCCGCGGGCGGCCGCGGAAGACGCCGCTGCCGCTGACGCCCAAGATCAAGAAGAAGAGAGGCCGCCCGCCGAAGACTTCGTTTG ACATGGAGGGCTGCGTGCTGACGAGCGGCGTGGTGGGCCCGAGCCCCGCGCACGTGTCGCCGGCGCCGCCCGCGCACCAGCTGCTGATCAAGCGCAAGCGCGGACGACCGCCGAAGAACTACCTGCTGCCCAGGACCG ACGGAAGACCCAACGAAAACTACAACGCCACGAACCTGCCTTTCGGAGACTTCTCATACCTCACGGAAATGATATACAACCCGCTAGCATTCGGCTACGGCGTCACCAGCGTCGACCCCGACAGAAACGTAGACGTCGACCACGGCACCACCACAGAGACCTCGCACGACCGGACAATAGACGTGTCGGACTCTTCATCGGACGAGGAGGAATCTAGAGTCGAACCCGAGGAAAATGTACCGCCCGTTGGAATAGAGACTCAGATAATGACAGTCGGGGACTGTCAGATCGTGAAGCTGCCGCCTAATAATGAGGAGAAGGATGAGAAGCAGGATCAGGTGGGGGAAAGTAATTCAGTGGTGGCGTCTTCGAGTCCCGGGTCGGTGACCATAACGCCGATAACCACGGTGGGCGATTGCACCATAAGGCCAGTGGAGAACACATAA